Proteins co-encoded in one Novosphingobium sp. PP1Y genomic window:
- the hemE gene encoding uroporphyrinogen decarboxylase: MPGLLLNTLRGENSGKRPIWLMRQAGRYLPEYRSLRAEKGGFLALVYDTDAAAEITLQPIRRFGFDGAILFSDILIVPYAMGQNLEFLAGEGPKLSPRLVDHMLDGLTAVPERLSPIYDTVAKVRASLDSDKTMLGFAGSPWTVATYMVAGEGSRDQHETRAMAYRDPAAFQAIIEGIVDVTVEYLSGQITAGAEAIQLFDSWSGSLAPAQFEKWVVAPNASIVERIRALHPQTPIIGFPKGAGEKLAAYARETGVDAVGIDETIDPIWAARELPEGMPVQGNLDPLLLLSGGADLEKQAHAVLDAFAGRPHVFNLGHGIGQHTPIAHVEDLLRVVRAWQRQA; the protein is encoded by the coding sequence ATGCCAGGCCTCCTTCTGAACACGCTCCGTGGCGAAAATTCCGGCAAACGCCCAATCTGGCTCATGCGGCAGGCTGGACGCTATCTTCCGGAGTATCGGTCCTTGCGTGCAGAGAAGGGCGGATTCCTCGCGCTGGTCTACGACACCGACGCCGCGGCCGAGATTACCCTGCAGCCAATCCGCCGCTTCGGATTCGATGGAGCGATCCTGTTTTCCGACATCCTCATCGTACCTTACGCGATGGGACAGAATCTCGAGTTCCTTGCAGGCGAAGGGCCGAAACTGAGCCCGCGCCTCGTCGATCATATGCTCGATGGACTCACCGCAGTGCCCGAGCGGCTTTCCCCGATTTACGATACCGTCGCCAAGGTTCGGGCCTCGCTCGATTCCGACAAGACGATGTTGGGCTTTGCAGGAAGCCCCTGGACCGTCGCGACGTACATGGTCGCAGGCGAGGGGAGCCGGGACCAGCATGAGACCCGGGCCATGGCCTATCGCGATCCTGCGGCCTTCCAGGCGATCATCGAGGGAATCGTCGACGTGACGGTCGAGTACCTCAGCGGCCAGATCACGGCCGGCGCCGAAGCCATCCAGCTGTTCGATTCATGGTCGGGCAGCCTTGCCCCCGCGCAGTTCGAGAAATGGGTAGTGGCGCCCAATGCGAGCATCGTCGAGCGCATCAGGGCCCTGCACCCGCAGACACCGATCATCGGCTTTCCCAAGGGCGCCGGAGAGAAGCTGGCCGCCTATGCCCGCGAGACCGGAGTCGACGCCGTCGGGATCGACGAGACGATAGACCCGATCTGGGCCGCGCGCGAATTGCCCGAAGGCATGCCCGTGCAGGGCAACCTGGATCCACTGCTGCTGCTTTCGGGCGGTGCGGACCTCGAGAAACAGGCCCATGCGGTTCTTGATGCCTTCGCCGGTCGTCCCCACGTGTTCAACCTCGGCCACGGGATCGGTCAACATACGCCGATTGCCCATGTCGAGGACCTGCTGCGGGTCGTTCGAGCCTGGCAGCGCCAAGCGTAA